A region from the Benincasa hispida cultivar B227 chromosome 12, ASM972705v1, whole genome shotgun sequence genome encodes:
- the LOC120092967 gene encoding calmodulin binding protein PICBP, which produces MVQRIVANKFGVQSGSVKGEKRVASFKTSSSFSSSQNPDGKNRAADLKKMMKKSRAIQLSNFEISFNSSPIRKNISLPGKPPPNSSNVLEIKQKQNQASVIRTSDGSPNYMKSTSCFDARKEVSQVNSRNSRICSDSKKTRRRTLENSTHGSVTGLKPTKCLTKSSSLKLVRTLKKTSSFKKSSRVALCAEMDSHRATCSSTLKDSKFPAYFMLSPGATEYEGTSAMKVCPYTYCSLNGHRHAPLPPLKGFLSARRRLLKNLKVEPSGCGAKGIDQAGVKVLDEEKMVPEVLENDGKLDFFIEIYAENKVDDVGSVNQDRVMSGYCAGVSSSTVGDEMELSNEEDNKSVAENISDGSMDYEVGLGEEGTEGIFHGVEDDAGSTDTEMEEWEEQQFLSMESDGLDEVEDHSNAVTGGLSEETCLLNGELAGSDDVVNKKSGDFEEQFYIGDSDLNRHQDWEVEEASQVSESLSFDQLSYLEDEFDEKDATQAVSERAEIEYLEMILNYELEAEIVETPFVTKEASNKEQESQDLQVDGVSDEQFVDYQLPNNDYVLQEELLDANIDNQMEREKQLDDPNHGDEVAIEAEHSDGKCQDISATGNSNSVAEEDETESSTVLEMTGNEEPSDLKMEETSLNDNSTVPVNIVEGKDRADSLLKASKLSRTTIDSSEELDLLSKNWEVNAKCKRLGEESEDPRDFDPREPNYLPLVPDPEAEKVDLKHQLMDDRKNAEEWMLDYALQRTVTKLAPAKKKKVALLVEAFESVMPTSRYEIHLRNKASGAFAPAKRIQACF; this is translated from the coding sequence ATGGTTCAGAGAATTGTGGCGAACAAATTTGGAGTTCAAAGTGGTAGCGTTAAAGGGGAGAAGAGAGTTGCGAGTTTCAAAACTAgttcatctttttcttcttctcaaaaCCCAGATGGCAAAAACAGAGCAGCTGatttgaagaagatgatgaagaaatcacGAGCTATTCAGCTTTCCAATTTTGAGATCAGCTTCAATTCATCGCCGATTAGAAAGAATATATCTCTGCCTGGTAAACCACCACCGAATTCTTCTAATGTTTTGGAAATCAAACAGAAGCAAAATCAAGCATCCGTGATTAGAACCAGCGATGGCTCGCCCAATTACATGAAATCCACGAGCTGTTTTGATGCAAGGAAAGAGGTTTCTCAGGTGAATTCTCGGAATTCTCGAATTTGTAGTGATAGTAAGAAAACCAGAAGGAGGACTTTAGAGAATTCTACTCATGGCTCTGTTACTGGCCTTAAGCCCACCAAGTGTTTGACAAAATCCTCCAGTTTGAAACTGGTTAGAACTTTGAAGAAGACATCGAGTTTTAAGAAGTCTTCGAGGGTGGCTCTGTGTGCAGAAATGGATTCTCATAGAGCGACCTGTTCTTCCACTCTCAAGGACTCTAAGTTTCCAGCATACTTCATGCTGAGCCCTGGAGCAACTGAGTATGAAGGAACTTCAGCCATGAAAGTCTGTCCTTATACTTACTGCTCGCTTAATGGCCATAGACATGCTCCTTTGCCTCCTTTGAAGGGTTTCTTGTCTGCAAGGAGACGTTTGTTGAAGAATCTAAAAGTTGAGCCATCTGGTTGTGGAGCGAAAGGGATTGATCAAGCTGGTGTGAAAGTGCTAGATGAAGAAAAAATGGTTCCAGAGGTTTTGGAAAATGATGGTAAGTTGGATTTTTTCATTGAAATTTATGCTGAAAATAAGGTTGACGATGTTGGATCAGTTAATCAAGATAGGGTAATGAGTGGATATTGTGCTGGTGTTTCTTCTTCTACCGTGGGAGACGAAATGGAATTGAGTAATGAAGAGGACAATAAATCAGTTGCAGAGAACATATCTGATGGATCCATGGACTATGAGGTTGGTTTAGGTGAAGAAGGGACTGAAGGAATCTTCCATGGGGTTGAGGATGATGCTGGTTCAACGGATACCGAGATGGAAGAGTGGGAGGAGCAACAGTTTTTGAGTATGGAAAGTGATGGTTTGGATGAAGTTGAAGATCACTCAAATGCTGTAACTGGGGGTTTATCAGAAGAGACTTGTTTGCTGAATGGAGAACTTGCTGGATCTGATGATGTTGTCAATAAAAAGAGTGGAGACTTTGAAGAACAGTTCTATATTGGGGATTCTGACTTGAATCGCCATCAAGATTGGGAGGTGGAAGAGGCTAGCCAAGTGTCTGAGAGCTTAAGTTTTGATCAACTTTCTTATTTAGAGGATGAATTTGATGAGAAGGATGCTACTCAAGCTGTTTCTGAAAGAGCTGAAATTGAATATCTGGAGATGATTCTGAATTATGAACTGGAAGCTGAGATTGTAGAAACTCCCTTCGTAACAAAAGAAGCTTCAAATAAAGAGCAGGAAAGCCAAGATCTTCAAGTTGATGGAGTTTCTGATGAACAGTTTGTTGATTACCAGCTCCCCAACAATGATTATGTCTTGCAAGAGGAATTACTAGATGCCAATATCGATAATCAAATGGAAAGAGAAAAACAACTTGATGATCCAAACCATGGAGATGAGGTTGCTATTGAGGCTGAACATTCTGATGGAAAATGCCAAGATATCTCTGCTACTGGAAACAGTAATTCTGTTGCGGAAGAAGACGAAACTGAATCTTCAACAGTCCTAGAAATGACAGGTAATGAGGAACCTAGTGATTTGAAGATGGAAGAAACTTCTTTGAATGATAATAGCACTGTGCCGGTCAACATTGTGGAAGGAAAAGATAGAGCAGATTCATTACTAAAAGCATCAAAGTTATCCCGTACCACAATTGATTCCAGCGAAGAACTTGATCTCTTGAGCAAGAATTGGGAAGTGAATGCGAAATGCAAGAGGCTTGGTGAAGAATCAGAAGATCCAAGGGACTTCGATCCACGAGAACCGAATTACTTGCCATTGGTGCCAGATCCCGAGGCCGAAAAGGTAGATCTCAAGCATCAACTGATGGATGACAGGAAAAATGCAGAAGAATGGATGCTTGATTATGCACTCCAACGAACTGTCACGAAACTTGCACCAGCTAAAAAGAAGAAGGTGGCACTTCTCGTCGAGGCTTTTGAATCAGTCATGCCGACATCTCGATACGAAATCCATCTTCGGAATAAGGCTTCTGGAGCTTTTGCACCAGCCAAACGCATTCAAGCTTGTTTCTGA
- the LOC120068552 gene encoding cation/H(+) antiporter 4-like encodes MAFNITIYNDVFGADNGDFLTLCLSTPPKINSNGIWDFVFGSSSKLRTSPLPLLELQMLVIFSVIILLHFFLQLFGLPVFVSQMIAGLILGSSWRGSFRSFDKFKDSIFSIASQDIVGLLAGFGYTLFVFLIGVRMDLSVVKRSGRQPLIGGVLSIVIPVILGSLAAFGFSRIGKKHEIANMEFVAANQSYTSFAVVVCLLDHLKILNSDVGRLVLSTTIVADLVGLSFSFIVTVVENFQSQAALNALMTLALAIASMVIVVFIFRPAMLWIVRSTPNGRPVPDGYICIIILLVLVSSVTSNIMGRTVYTGPFILGLAVPEGPPLGTSLVNKLDGIITSLFVPLFVTISMMKVDLSFLPYDGAFLTHSTIVILITSIGKMAVSIGTSLYFKMSSHDALAFGLIMCSKGIVELAACSYFYDSNFLSEQTFAVLTVDILIFSILMPMLVKCYYDPSRKYTNYQKKNILNLKPDAELSILGCIHTQDDVPVLLNLLNVSCPTEESPVSLYALHLVELVGRATPVFITHELHDQKSSSEVMVSDSIVQMLRKYERSNEGVVSVEVFTAIAPMKLMHDDICTVAVNKLTSLIILPFHRRWTREGFVESEDNTIRALNCQVLERAPCSVGILIDRGHLSSYRLFGGSCTSLLQVAMIFLGGKDDREAFSLARRMVKELSTSQLTVIRLLAEDESISHWETVLDTELLNDVKHSFVGGEPFRYVEKRADEGSETAAIVRSIGDEYDLIVVGRRDGVDSPQTSGLMEWNEFPELGIIGDMLASADSHFKASTLVVQQQQQWSFYRQ; translated from the exons ATGGCTTTCAATATCACCATTTACAACGATGTTTTTGGTGCGGATAATGGGGATTTCCTCACCCTCTGTTTGAGTACTCCTCCAAAGATTAATTCCAATGGCATTTGGGATTTTGTTTTTGGGTCTTCTTCTAAACTCAGAACTTCTCCTCTTccattgttggagcttcaaatgCTGGTTATTTTCTCTGTCATTATCCTCCTCCATTTCTTCCTCCAGCTTTTTGGCCTCCCTGTTTTTGTCTCTCAAATGATT GCTGGGTTGATACTTGGATCATCATGGAGGGGAAGTTTTAGGTCATTTGATAAATTCAAAGATAGTATATTTTCCATTGCATCTCAAGATATAGTGGGTTTGCTGGCAGGGTTTGGTTACACACTTTTTGTGTTTCTCATTGGAGTTAGGATGGATTTAAGTGTGGTTAAGAGATCAGGAAGACAACCTTTGATAGGTGGTGTTTTATCAATAGTTATTCCTGTAATACTTGGGTCATTGGCAGCATTTGGTTTCTCAAGAATTGggaaaaaacatgaaatagCTAACATGGAGTTTGTGGCAGCAAACCAATCATACACTTCATTTGCTGTTGTGGTTTGCCTGCTTGACCATCTCAAAATTCTGAATTCTGATGTTGGTCGTTTGGTACTTTCCACTACAATAGTAGCTGATTTGGTTGGTCTGAGTTTCTCCTTCATAGTTACTGttgttgaaaattttcaaagccAGGCTGCTTTGAATGCTTTGATGACTCTTGCTTTGGCAATTGCGTCGATGGTTATTGTCGTGTTCATCTTTCGCCCTGCGATGCTCTGGATCGTTAGGTCCACGCCAAATGGAAGGCCTGTTCCAGATGGATACATATGCATCATCATTCTATTGGTACTTGTATCTAGTGTGACTTCAAACATTATGGGACGAACCGTTTACACCGGGCCATTTATCTTGGGTTTGGCTGTGCCTGAAGGACCACCATTAGGAACCAGTCTAGTGAATAAACTTGACGGCATTATTACTTCACTTTTTGTTCCACTCTTTGTCACTATTTCTATGATGAAGGTTGATCTTTCATTCCTTCCCTACGATGGAGCATTTTTGACTCATTCTACTATTGTGATCTTAATAACCTCTATTGGAAAAATGGCCGTCTCTATTGGTACTTCTCTATATTTCAAGATGTCTTCTCATGATGCCTTGGCGTTTGGCCTCATAATGTGCAGCAAAGGCATTGTAGAGCTTGCTGCTTGCTCTTACTTTTATGACAGCAAT TTCCTAAGTGAGCAGACTTTTGCAGTGTTGACtgttgatattttgattttctcgaTACTGATGCCGATGCTCGTGAAATGTTATTATGATCCTTCAAGAAAATATACTAACTATCAGAAAAAGAACATTCTCAATTTGAAGCCTGATGCTGAGTTGAGCATATTAGGATGCATTCATACACAGGATGATGTTCCTGTCTTGCTTAACCTTCTCAATGTGTCATGTCCGACCGAGGAGTCTCCTGTCTCTCTATATGCTCTTCACCTCGTAGAATTGGTTGGTCGAGCCACCCCGGTTTTCATTACACATGAGCTTCATGACCAAAAAAGTTCATCCGAAGTGATGGTCTCTGATAGTATAGTTCAAATGCTTCGCAAGTACGAAAGGAGCAACGAAGGTGTTGTATCGGTTGAGGTATTCACCGCAATCGCTCCAATGAAACTAATGCATGACGACATATGCACCGTAGCGGTTAACAAACTCACTTCCCTTATAATCCTTCCATTTCATCGAAGATGGACAAGGGAAGGATTCGTGGAATCAGAGGATAACACGATAAGGGCGTTAAATTGCCAAGTCCTTGAGCGAGCACCGTGCTCGGTGGGAATCCTCATTGACCGTGGCCATCTTTCAAGCTATCGTCTGTTTGGTGGTTCATGTACATCGTTATTACAGGTTGCAATGATTTTCCTTGGTGGTAAAGACGATAGGGAAGCATTTTCATTAGCTAGACGCATGGTTAAAGAGCTGAGCACTTCTCAACTCACAGTGATACGCCTACTCGCAGAAGATGAGAGCATTAGCCATTGGGAGACAGTTCTTGACACGGAGCTGCTGAACGACGTGAAGCATAGTTTTGTGGGGGGCGAACCGTTTAGGTACGTGGAAAAGAGAGCGGATGAGGGGTCAGAGACAGCAGCAATAGTAAGATCCATTGGTGATGAATATGATCTCATAGTAGTTGGAAGAAGAGATGGAGTTGATTCTCCACAGACTTCAGGTTTGATGGAATGGAATGAGTTTCCTGAACTTGGAATCATTGGGGACATGCTTGCTTCTGCTGATTCACATTTTAAAGCCTCCACCTTGGTGGTTCAACAACAGCAACAATGGTCATTTTACAGGCAATGA